A stretch of the Papaver somniferum cultivar HN1 chromosome 6, ASM357369v1, whole genome shotgun sequence genome encodes the following:
- the LOC113288315 gene encoding U-box domain-containing protein 21-like yields the protein MISTWRERKARRRACGKIPSLSNNISEQKMEVTIPRHFLCPISLDLMKDPVTLSTGITYDRESIEKWIEAGNFTCPVTMQVLNNMEQIPNHTIRRMIQDLCVDNRSYGIERIPTPRIPISSIQVFEILSSITSATQRGNHSECMEVVKKMKNFGRECERNRRTIVSNGTGSVLSATFHKFASVKDSTAEELLEEILEVLPWTCPLDTEGKSYLGSSESLRRMVSFTTSGSISRRRNAVLAIKDVLSSGYRRKDFAEIDGVMEALFKLVKEPICSTTTKSALVIIYYLVTSNDEKIKAISADMGLVSLLVEILVDSDRSICEKALGVLDGIFSVKEGLEKGYNHVLTIPVLVKKLLRISDLVTEFSVSALLKLCKNDENRDQERSVLVEALQAGAFQKLLLMLQVGCSERTKEKVTELLKLMNNKRNTAECIESMDFKQLARPF from the coding sequence ATGATCTCAACATGGAGAGAACGAAAAGCTCGAAGACGTGCATGCGGTAAGATTCCGTCGTTATCAAATAACATAAGTGAACAAAAGATGGAGGTAACAATTCCGCGGCATTTTCTATGTCCGATATCACTTGATCTTATGAAAGATCCTGTTACGTTATCAACAGGTATAACTTATGATCGAGAGAGTATCGAGAAATGGATTGAAGCCGGGAACTTCACTTGTCCAGTCACGATGCAAGTGTTAAACAACATGGAGCAAATCCCAAATCATACTATTCGTAGAATGATACAAGATTTGTGTGTGGATAATCGTTCTTATGGAATTGAACGTATTCCAACACCTCGAATTCCAATCTCTTCCATTCAAGTCTTTGAAATTCTTTCAAGTATTACATCAGCTACTCAGCGTGGAAATCATTCTGAATGTATGGAAGTGGTGAAAAAGATGAAGAATTTTGGTAGAGAATGCGAGAGAAATAGGCGGACTATCGTCTCTAACGGAACCGGCAGTGTATTGTCAGCCACATTCCACAAATTTGCGTCAGTGAAAGATAGTACTGCAGAAGAATTACTCGAGGAGATCTTAGAAGTGTTGCCATGGACATGCCCACTTGACACAGAAGGTAAATCATATCTAGGATCATCCGAGTCTTTACGTCGCATGGTATCATTTACAACATCTGGAAGTATCTCAAGAAGACGCAACGCCGTTTTAGCAATCAAAGATGTTCTTTCCTCAGGCTACAGGCGAAAAGATTTTGCAGAAATAGATGGAGTTATGGAGGCTTTATTTAAGCTAGTTAAAGAACCAATATGCTCTACAACTACAAAATCTGCTTTAGTGATAATATACTATTTAGTCACATCGAATGATGAGAAGATCAAAGCAATATCTGCAGATATGGGTTTGGTTTCACTGCTTGTGGAAATTCTTGTTGATTCAGATAGAAGCATATGTGAGAAAGCTCTAGGTGTTCTTGATGGAATATTCAGTGTTAAAGAAGGTTTAGAGAAGGGTTACAATCATGTTTTAACAATACCAGTATTGGTTAAAAAGCTTCTTCGGATTTCGGATTTGGTGACGGAGTTCTCCGTATCGGCTCTTTTGAAACTCTGCAAGAATGATGAAAACAGAGATCAAGAAAGAAGTGTGTTGGTTGAAGCTTTACAAGCTGGTGCTTTTCAGAAGCTTTTGTTGATGTTGCAAGTTGGGTGTAGCGAAAGAACAAAAGAGAAGGTAACTGAGCTTTTGAAATTGATGAACAACAAAAGGAATACAGCCGAATGTATTGAATCAATGGATTTTAAGCAACTTGCAAGACCATTTTGA